In Monodelphis domestica isolate mMonDom1 chromosome 4, mMonDom1.pri, whole genome shotgun sequence, one DNA window encodes the following:
- the TRNP1 gene encoding TMF-regulated nuclear protein 1, with the protein MPGCRISACGTAPRPGEPPPPPFSPPLPPHSSPAPSDPGDEQGSPPPSPPPQPPPHPQSAASGTTTATTTTPAPPAEKGTGRGLELQRWRPGGHGAAGAAAAGSRALELAEARRRLLEVEGRRRVVSELESRVQHLHRVFLAAELRLAHRAESLSRLGGSVSQAELYLAAHGQRAKKGLRRGKRPRPPALLASALGLGGCVPWAAGRLRRAGAAAASPEPDSPFRRSPPRGPASPQH; encoded by the coding sequence ATGCCGGGGTGCCGCATCAGCGCCTGCGGCACTGCGCCCCGCCCGGGGGAGCCGCcgccccctcccttttcccctccccttcccccccactcTTCTCCGGCTCCCTCGGACCCCGGGGATGAGCAGGGCTCCCCGCCGCCGTCGCCACCCCCCCAGCCCCCTCCTCACCCCCAGTCCGCAGCCTCTGGAACCACGACCGCGACCACTACCACGCCGGCGCCGCCTGCGGAGAAAGGCACCGGGCGAGGCTTGGAGCTGCAGCGCTGGCGGCCGGGCGGACACGGCGCAGCGGGCGCCGCAGCGGCGGGCAGCCGGGCGCTAGAGCTAGCTGAAGCCCGGCGGCGGCTGCTAGAGGTGGAAGGCCGGCGGCGGGTGGTGTCGGAGCTGGAGAGCCGGGTGCAGCATCTCCATCGCGTCTTCTTGGCCGCGGAGCTGCGCCTGGCGCATCGCGCTGAGAGCCTGAGCCGCCTGGGCGGCAGCGTCTCCCAGGCCGAGCTCTACCTGGCAGCCCACGGGCAGCGGGCCAAGAAGGGGCTGCGGCGTGGCAAGCGTCCTCGCCCTCCCGCCCTGCTCGCCTCCGCCCTGGGCCTGGGTGGCTGCGTGCCCTGGGCTGCCGGCCGCCTGCGGCGGGCTGGGGCCGCCGCCGCCTCCCCCGAGCCCGACTCCCCCTTCCGCCGGAGCCCGCCCCGAGGCCCGGCTTCCCCCCAGCACTGA